The Thiomicrorhabdus lithotrophica DNA segment GGTATTCAATATCCGTTGTTGCCGTTTCACTTACATCCATTCCAGAAGACAACGCACCTCTAATCTGCAAAGAATTATTGATTGGGTAAGTTAATTCTAAAGTAGGCCCAGCAAATACACCGTAATTGATACCCACTCCTACTGAACTTACTTCTGACGCATTGCTTAAAAATGGTGACATGGCAGCCGTGGCACCTAATAGGCTAGATAAAATAATCTTTTTCATAATTTCTTCTCCTCAAATAAAATAACATCCATAAAATCTCTAAAATTTACAATTCAAATGAATCAATTTTTCGTCTATCACGCTTAGTCGGTCTACCAGCACCTTTTTCTCTGTAACCTACAAGCGCCATATCGGCCGTTGGTTTTCTTTGGTTTAATACTTCTGCATCCAAATGGTAGAGTGTTAAAGCTTGTTCTGCTCCTCCACGTTTATCGCTCACCATTAAAACGGTCACCTCAACCTGACGGTGTACTTGGGTGATTTTAAGTTTATCACCAACACTTAGAGTTTTACTGGGTTTAGGTTTAGAGCCATTCAGCTCAACTTTACCGCCTTTAATTGCTTCCAAAGCTACGCCACGTGTTTTAAAAAAACGTGCCGCCCATAACCACTTATCAACTCGTAATTTATCCATAAGAACGTTTAAGCTAACTCAGCTAACCAATCTTTTGGTGTTAGGTAGTTGTAGATATTTGACTCTTCAGTCCCTGGCTCGGGTTTGTAATCATATTTCCAAGTGACTACCGGTGGCATAGACATCAGAATGGACTCGGTTCGCCCCCCTGTTTGTAAACCAAAGATGGTTCCACGGTCAAAGGCTAAATTAAATTCAGCATAACGTCCTCTACGATAAAGCTGGAAATCTTTTTGACGTTCACCATATTCAATATCTTTACGGCGTCCCATAATTGGACGGTAGGCTTTAATGAAATGATCTCCGACCGATTGCATAAAAGCAAAACACTTTTCAAAGTCCCAGCCAAACGTTGCTTCATTTAAATCATCATAAAATAGTCCACCTACACCACGCGTTTCATCACGATGTTTAAGGTAGAAGTATTCATCACACCATTTTTTGTATTTTGGATAAATTTCTTCTCCAAAAGCTTCACAGGCTGATTTTGACTGCATGTGCCAGTGAATAACATCATCGTCAAACGGATAATAAGGGGTTAAGTCAAATCCGCCACCAAACCACCAAACTGGTGCTTCACCCTCTTTTTCAGCAATAAAAAGGCGAACATTAGCGTGAGAAGTTGGAATGTAAGGATTTCTCGGGTGAATGACTAAAGAAACGCCTAGCGCCTGAAATGAACGACCAGCTAGTTCAGGACGATGTGCGGTTGCTGAAGGCGGCAGGTTCTTACCTCTAACGTGAGAAAAGTTTACACCCCCTTTTTCAATCACTTCACCGCCTTCCATAACTCGAGTACGACCACCACCTGTTAGCCCCATCACACCCTCTTCGCCTTCACGCTCCCACTCATCAATTACAAACTCCATTGAGCCGTCTTCTTCGCTAAGCTGAGAACAGATATCGTCTTGCAGGCTCAGCAAATAATCTTTTACTGCTTGAACATTGATAGTAGTTTCTGACATGATAAATCCTTTAAAAATGAATAAGACTATTCTAGTCCGAATTACTATAGAAAACCAGATGACTTACTATCAGGAACAGTCTGAAAATGCACTCTGAACGTGATTAAAACCGTATTCAAAATTTTGTCAGTGTTTTAGCATGCCCTAGGTACACCAAAGTAACAGAAGTTTTAGATATCGTTTTATATCCCATCATCAACCATCCAGCTAAAGCATTAACAATCTTCATGGATTTTATCCATCAAGAGATAATCAATAACGATAAAATGGACTAATCAAGTAATATTGTCTCAATATTGGAACAGTATTTTGAGTAATTCACTGTATCAATATATTAATCAAAGCGTAAAATAACGCGATATTTGAGTTATTCATCAAAGAATTTAATCCTTACAGCAATCATTAGGAACAACACTATGCAAGTCTCTCCTGTTCAAGCCTACGCACAAAGCGTTATTCGCTTTAAATGGTGGATTATTCTGCTCTCTCTCTTTGCAACCCTAATGATTGCCAGTGGCGGAAAAAACCTTACCTTTGATACCGATTACCGTGTCTTTTTTAGTGACGAAAACCCTGAACTCTTGGCTTTTGAAAAACTGCAAGACACCTACAGTAAAGAAGACAACATCCTCATTGCTTTAAGCCCTAAAAATGGCGATATTTTTACCAAGGAGAACCTAGAGGCCGTTGAATGGCTAACTAAGCA contains these protein-coding regions:
- the hemF gene encoding oxygen-dependent coproporphyrinogen oxidase; protein product: MSETTINVQAVKDYLLSLQDDICSQLSEEDGSMEFVIDEWEREGEEGVMGLTGGGRTRVMEGGEVIEKGGVNFSHVRGKNLPPSATAHRPELAGRSFQALGVSLVIHPRNPYIPTSHANVRLFIAEKEGEAPVWWFGGGFDLTPYYPFDDDVIHWHMQSKSACEAFGEEIYPKYKKWCDEYFYLKHRDETRGVGGLFYDDLNEATFGWDFEKCFAFMQSVGDHFIKAYRPIMGRRKDIEYGERQKDFQLYRRGRYAEFNLAFDRGTIFGLQTGGRTESILMSMPPVVTWKYDYKPEPGTEESNIYNYLTPKDWLAELA
- a CDS encoding RNA-binding S4 domain-containing protein, yielding MDKLRVDKWLWAARFFKTRGVALEAIKGGKVELNGSKPKPSKTLSVGDKLKITQVHRQVEVTVLMVSDKRGGAEQALTLYHLDAEVLNQRKPTADMALVGYREKGAGRPTKRDRRKIDSFEL